The segment ACTTAAATAATAAGGTGTTTCCTTTCCTGAAAATTCGCAGGAATAAAATCCTATCATTTCTATTTTGTCCTCCTTAAGAAGTGATAAGAAGGATTCTATAAAAATGTTTAATTCAGTATTATTAATCTCTTTTAGTATTCTGGTTATGGATCGAGGTTTCGCTAAAATCTTTAGAATTTTCTCTCTTTCCATATCAAAACAATTTTAATTGATTAGACTTTGGAAATAGAGAAGGATCAGCGGTATACTCGTTAACTTTGGAATATCCGCTAATACTGCATTTTCGTTTTCTTATTAATGCTATTCGTTCTTGCTCTAGAAGCATATCTATGTAGTAGCAGATGTTGGATCTCATTACTCCGGTGTAATTATCCGCTTCTAACATCGTCATCGGCTTTTCCTTAAAAGCCTCGTATACTTTTACTAACTGTGCCTTAAATTTGCTATCTTTAGCCCGTTGGAAATTATTATTAAGGCTTTGGGAATTGGTACTTTCCATTGCCTTATTTTTTTAAGTAAAGATTAGCTTCAGATTCGATTTCAGCATTAGTTTGCTGCCTACCTCCTTTTACATATTCCAGTAATTCTTTTCTGGAAAAGTAAAGCCGTTTACTGCGCTTCATCACAGGCAATTCTCCTTTACTCACTTTGCTGTAAATAGTGGGGACTGAAAGGCTTAAAAATACAGCTGTATCCTGTACGGTAAGAAGCTGTTCAGGCTGTTCGGTGGGATGTTGTCTGCTCTTATTGAGTAACAACTGTTTCAATTCGCTAATTTCTTGGGTAAGCATAGTTACCGCTGTGGGTAACTGGTCGAATGTTAAAATTTCTTTCATTTTACAACAGTTTTAGAATTATTACTGCTGTAAAATTATCTTATTTATAAATGTTAAGTTATTGATATTCAGTTGTATAAACTTGTATAAAAGAAAATACAAGTTTGAACAACTTGTTTATTCAGTTTTTAACCAAGGTTTCAAGATAAACTTTCATACTATCAAATTCTGCTTTATCAGTAATATCATTATAATTGTATCCATTCATTGCGTTATAACTTGCAATTTTCCAATCAAACTCATTTTTACAACAATCGTGGAACCTTTTTGCAATGCGTTCTTTAGGCAATAACTCTAAGTACTGAAAAGCACGCAATAATAACTTTAAACGTTTTCCTTTAATATTTCTGTATTGTATTTTAATCTTTTCTACAATTTCAGAACTTTTTTTGTGTGTTATGAGGTCACTTAATTTTTCAGATTGTACTGGTTTATTTTTATCTATTTGTTGAAGGTCGTCCTTTTGGTTTACTGTTAATGAGAATGCTTTTTCAATTGATTCTTTTATGTATAGAATTTCATTATAAGAAATTTCGAAGTAGCTTCCATCAAATTGTATGTGTAATTTGAAATCATTTTTGCTGATTTTTTCTAGATCACTTTTCCAATGATTTAATATTTCATTTTTAGTTTCCTCCTTAGTTTTTCCTTCGATACTAGTTATTTTTGCAGTACCATTTATGACCTTGTTTCTATATCCGTATAATTTGGTTTTTTGCTCATTTACTTTATCTTCTAAATGGCCTTCCCAAATCTCAATTACACCTATTAAACCTTCAAAAAATTCCTCTGCATCATAATGATATTTTTCCGCATCTTCATATGTCCTTATAAAACGCTTATGTAATTTTTTACCTTTGCTTTGGTTTAAGAAACTTTCCAATATAATTTTTTGAAAATCCATAGGGGGTAAACTTTTAAATATTAAAATCCATTATAGTTTTAGAAAATTCTTTTTTAGTATCACTATCAAAACCTGCAAAATATCTTTGGGTAGTAGATAGATTATTGTGGCCTAAGCTCTCTTGAATAAATTCCATGGTCGCACCATTCCTAACGGCTGAGGTGGCAAAGCTATGCCTCGCCCAGTAAGCGGAAATTTCTTTGGGCAATCCTATTTTAGCGGCTAATCTCTTTAGATGTTGTCCAATAAACCTATTAAAATTATTTACTTTCAGATGCTGTTCGGCAGGAGTATCTTTTTCAGATATAATATCAAATACAAAATCTTCTGGATTACTAACATCTTTTGAATACTTTTCTATAATAGACTGTGTATATTCATTTAAGTAGATTGTAACAGGCTTTAACTGGGCTTTGGAGGTTGTTATAGTTTTAGCCCTGTAAAAGGAAAATTTGCCCTCCTGAATG is part of the Antarcticibacterium sp. 1MA-6-2 genome and harbors:
- a CDS encoding helix-turn-helix domain-containing protein; this encodes MKEILTFDQLPTAVTMLTQEISELKQLLLNKSRQHPTEQPEQLLTVQDTAVFLSLSVPTIYSKVSKGELPVMKRSKRLYFSRKELLEYVKGGRQQTNAEIESEANLYLKK
- a CDS encoding site-specific integrase, coding for MKDFVETHLKRKYSKLTLFDITPRFLQDCETYMKDEKGRSLTTVSMYLRALKAIFNKAIDEKEIEKDYYPFGKRKYQVPNSSNVKKALSKEQLSLLFNATPENKHQEKARDFWFFSYACNGINIKDIAQLKFKHIQEGKFSFYRAKTITTSKAQLKPVTIYLNEYTQSIIEKYSKDVSNPEDFVFDIISEKDTPAEQHLKVNNFNRFIGQHLKRLAAKIGLPKEISAYWARHSFATSAVRNGATMEFIQESLGHNNLSTTQRYFAGFDSDTKKEFSKTIMDFNI